The proteins below come from a single Serratia fonticola genomic window:
- the malT gene encoding HTH-type transcriptional regulator MalT has translation MLIPSKLSRPVRLQNTVVRDRLLAKLAGAANYRLTLVNCPAGYGKTTLVAQWAAGKSDLGWYSLDESDNQPERFASYLIAALQQATTGHCVKSEALSQKHQYANLSALFAQLFIELSDWHQPLYLVIDDYHLITNDQIHEAMRFFLRHQPENLTLLILSRTLPSLGIANLRVRDQLLELSTRQLAFNHQEAKQFFDCRLTSPLEHNDSSRLCDEVEGWATALQLIALSARQSTSSAQQSAKRLAGLNASHLSDYLVDEVLDRVDADARAFLLRCSVLRSMNDALIVRLTGEDNGQQRLEELERQGLFIHRMDDTGEWFCFHPLFASFLRQRCQWELALELPGLHHAAAEGWLALGYPAEAIHHALAASDVSMLRDILLQHAWSLFHHSELALLEECLNALPYERLIQNPKLALLQAWLAQSQHRYSEVNTQLERAEQAMLQQKIVIDQTLHAEFDALRAQVAINAGKPEEAERLATEALKFLPLSSYYSRIVATSVTGEVHHCKGELARALPMMQQTEQMARRHQAYHYALWALLQQSEILIAQGFLQAAYETQDKAFELVREQHLEQLPMHEFLLRIRSQVLWSWSRLDEAEEAAREGLKVLANYQPQQQLQCLAMLAKCSLARGDLDNANAHLLRSEVLLHGSQYHRDWLTNADKPRVIHWQMTGDTTAAANWLRHTEKPGMANNHFTQGQWRNIARVQILLGQYEEAEVVLDELNENARRLRLVSDLNRNLLLSNHLYWQMDRKVDAQRALIESLSLANRTGFISHFVIEGEAMAQQLRQLIQLNTLPEMEQHRAQRILRDINQHHRHKFAHFDENFVDKLLTHPQVPELIRTSPLTQREWQVLGLIYSGYSNDQIAGELAVAATTIKTHIRNLYQKLGVAHRQEAVQQAQQLLKMMGYGA, from the coding sequence ATGCTGATCCCATCAAAACTGAGCCGTCCGGTACGGCTGCAAAATACCGTGGTACGCGATCGTCTGCTGGCGAAGCTGGCCGGTGCGGCGAACTATCGCCTGACATTGGTCAATTGCCCGGCAGGCTACGGTAAGACCACGCTGGTGGCACAATGGGCTGCGGGCAAATCGGATCTGGGGTGGTACTCCCTGGACGAGAGCGACAACCAGCCGGAGCGCTTCGCCAGCTATCTGATCGCCGCGCTGCAACAGGCCACCACTGGCCACTGCGTGAAAAGCGAGGCATTAAGCCAGAAGCACCAATACGCCAACCTTTCGGCGCTGTTTGCCCAGCTGTTTATCGAGCTGTCTGACTGGCACCAGCCGCTGTACCTGGTGATCGACGATTACCACCTGATCACCAATGACCAGATCCATGAAGCGATGCGTTTCTTCCTGCGCCACCAGCCAGAAAACCTGACGCTGCTGATCCTTTCCCGCACCCTGCCTTCCCTGGGGATTGCCAATCTTCGCGTACGCGATCAGCTGTTAGAGCTGAGCACGCGCCAGTTGGCTTTTAATCATCAGGAGGCGAAACAGTTCTTTGACTGCCGCCTTACCTCCCCGCTGGAGCACAATGACAGCAGCCGTCTGTGTGACGAAGTGGAGGGCTGGGCAACCGCCTTGCAGCTAATCGCGCTCTCCGCCCGTCAATCCACCTCTTCCGCTCAGCAATCTGCCAAACGTCTGGCCGGGCTGAACGCCAGCCACCTGTCCGATTATCTGGTGGATGAGGTGCTGGATCGCGTCGATGCCGATGCCCGCGCGTTCCTGTTGCGCTGCTCGGTACTGCGTTCGATGAATGACGCGTTGATCGTTCGCCTGACCGGAGAAGACAACGGCCAGCAGCGCCTGGAAGAGCTTGAGCGCCAGGGCCTGTTTATTCACCGCATGGACGACACCGGCGAATGGTTCTGTTTCCATCCGCTGTTTGCCTCATTCCTGCGCCAGCGTTGCCAGTGGGAATTGGCGCTGGAACTGCCAGGCCTGCACCATGCGGCGGCGGAAGGTTGGCTGGCGCTCGGGTACCCGGCGGAAGCCATTCACCATGCGTTGGCAGCCAGCGATGTCAGCATGTTACGCGATATCCTGTTGCAACATGCCTGGTCGTTGTTCCATCACAGCGAACTGGCCTTGCTGGAAGAGTGTCTGAATGCCCTGCCGTACGAACGGCTGATCCAGAACCCGAAACTGGCCCTGCTGCAAGCCTGGCTGGCACAAAGCCAGCATCGTTACAGCGAAGTGAATACCCAGCTGGAACGCGCCGAACAGGCCATGCTCCAGCAAAAGATCGTCATTGACCAGACTCTGCATGCTGAATTTGACGCGCTGCGTGCTCAGGTGGCAATCAACGCCGGTAAACCGGAAGAGGCCGAACGGCTGGCCACCGAGGCGCTGAAATTCCTGCCGCTATCCAGCTATTACAGCCGCATCGTGGCCACCTCGGTCACCGGTGAGGTTCACCACTGCAAGGGGGAACTGGCACGCGCGTTGCCCATGATGCAGCAAACCGAACAGATGGCCCGCCGCCATCAGGCTTATCACTATGCGCTGTGGGCGCTGTTGCAGCAGAGCGAAATTCTGATCGCGCAAGGGTTCCTGCAAGCCGCCTATGAAACGCAGGATAAGGCCTTCGAACTGGTGCGTGAACAGCATCTGGAGCAGTTACCGATGCACGAGTTCCTGCTGCGTATCCGCTCACAGGTGCTCTGGTCGTGGTCACGATTGGATGAAGCCGAAGAAGCGGCACGTGAAGGGCTGAAGGTGTTGGCTAACTACCAGCCGCAGCAGCAGTTGCAATGCCTGGCGATGTTGGCGAAATGCTCGCTGGCGCGTGGCGATCTGGATAATGCCAATGCTCACCTGCTGCGCAGCGAAGTCCTGCTACATGGCTCACAATATCACCGAGACTGGCTGACCAATGCCGATAAACCAAGGGTGATCCACTGGCAGATGACCGGGGACACTACCGCTGCGGCCAATTGGCTGCGCCATACTGAAAAACCGGGGATGGCCAACAACCACTTTACGCAGGGGCAATGGCGTAATATCGCCCGCGTGCAGATCCTGCTCGGCCAGTACGAAGAAGCCGAAGTGGTGTTGGACGAGCTGAACGAAAATGCTCGCCGCCTGCGGTTGGTGAGCGATCTCAACCGTAATCTGCTGCTCAGTAACCACCTCTACTGGCAGATGGACCGCAAAGTGGATGCCCAGCGCGCGCTGATAGAATCGCTCTCGCTGGCTAATCGCACCGGGTTTATCAGCCACTTTGTGATCGAGGGAGAGGCTATGGCGCAGCAGCTGCGTCAACTGATCCAGCTCAACACGCTGCCGGAGATGGAACAGCATCGCGCCCAGCGCATTCTGCGCGATATTAACCAGCATCACCGGCACAAGTTCGCCCATTTTGACGAGAACTTCGTCGATAAGCTGCTAACTCACCCGCAAGTGCCGGAGCTGATCCGCACCAGCCCGCTGACACAGCGTGAATGGCAGGTATTGGGCCTGATTTACTCCGGTTACAGCAACGATCAGATCGCCGGGGAACTGGCCGTGGCGGCCACCACCATCAAAACCCATATCCGTAATCTGTACCAGAAACTGGGGGTCGCACATCGGCAGGAAGCGGTGCAGCAGGCGCAGCAGTTGCTGAAAATGATGGGTTATGGCGCATAG
- a CDS encoding autotransporter outer membrane beta-barrel domain-containing protein yields MAGIYLATSPAIASTETLIDYSSRPDAGVYLGNQVAASTLFSHTLHQRKTAPGDSQFWMRVSGYHSKDLSAGDNGLPVDMDRQVFMLGGDLLALDNNKEEWTAGLMTGYGHAKSSANNATLSSEGKVDGYSIGAYSTWYQDKKKHSGAYVDTWLQYAWFNNSVTYAQGKQNYDSTDFSASLETGYALQPFSALELIIEPQLQIIYNRFDADNYQDPAGVYIHQADAPNFTSRVGIRWYSDQDDYTTAYLATNWWHNSGKNTVNFNDTRVESNSLDDLFEVKLGLHSPSTYNMQLWFEGGITMGANSYQDYGGTLGVSYRW; encoded by the coding sequence GTGGCAGGGATTTATCTTGCCACCTCTCCGGCCATTGCGAGCACGGAAACCCTCATAGATTATAGTTCTCGGCCCGACGCCGGGGTTTATCTGGGGAATCAGGTTGCCGCATCAACGTTATTTTCTCATACCCTGCACCAAAGAAAGACCGCGCCAGGGGACAGTCAATTCTGGATGCGAGTTTCGGGTTATCACAGCAAGGATCTGAGCGCGGGCGATAACGGCTTACCCGTCGATATGGATCGTCAGGTCTTTATGCTTGGCGGCGATTTGCTGGCCTTGGATAACAACAAAGAAGAGTGGACGGCAGGCCTGATGACTGGCTACGGCCACGCCAAGAGCAGCGCTAACAACGCCACCCTCTCATCCGAAGGTAAAGTCGACGGCTATTCTATCGGCGCTTACAGCACCTGGTATCAGGATAAGAAAAAGCATTCTGGGGCGTATGTGGATACCTGGCTGCAATATGCCTGGTTTAACAACAGCGTGACCTATGCCCAAGGCAAGCAGAATTATGACAGCACCGACTTTAGCGCCTCGCTGGAAACCGGCTATGCCTTGCAGCCTTTTTCGGCACTCGAGTTGATTATCGAACCACAGCTGCAGATTATTTATAACCGCTTTGATGCCGATAATTATCAGGATCCGGCAGGCGTCTATATTCATCAGGCCGATGCGCCAAACTTTACTTCACGCGTCGGCATTCGCTGGTACAGCGATCAAGACGATTATACTACCGCCTATCTCGCCACCAACTGGTGGCATAATAGTGGCAAGAACACGGTCAATTTTAATGATACGCGGGTAGAATCCAATTCGCTGGATGATCTGTTTGAGGTCAAGTTAGGCCTGCATTCGCCTAGTACTTACAACATGCAGCTGTGGTTTGAAGGCGGGATCACCATGGGAGCCAACAGCTACCAGGATTACGGCGGCACCTTGGGTGTGAGCTATCGCTGGTAA
- the glpE gene encoding thiosulfate sulfurtransferase GlpE, whose protein sequence is MEQFETIDVVQAHQRLKDGSAALVDIRDPQSFEAGHTPGAFHLTNATLSAFMQQNEFDRPVMVMCYHGNSSRSAAQYLLHQGFDAVYSIDGGFEAWARQFPQDVETSA, encoded by the coding sequence ATGGAACAGTTTGAAACGATCGACGTTGTGCAGGCACACCAACGCCTGAAAGACGGTAGCGCCGCACTGGTTGATATCCGCGATCCACAAAGCTTTGAAGCTGGGCATACGCCAGGCGCTTTTCATCTGACCAACGCCACCCTGTCCGCCTTTATGCAGCAGAACGAGTTCGATCGCCCAGTGATGGTCATGTGCTATCACGGCAACAGCAGCCGCAGCGCCGCGCAGTATCTGCTGCATCAGGGGTTTGACGCGGTTTACAGTATTGATGGCGGCTTTGAGGCCTGGGCCCGCCAGTTCCCACAGGACGTTGAGACTTCCGCTTGA